One segment of Pleomorphomonas sp. PLEO DNA contains the following:
- the atpA gene encoding F0F1 ATP synthase subunit alpha → MDIRAAEISAILKEQIKNFGRNAEVSEVGQVLSVGDGIARVYGLDNVQAGELVEFPGGIRGMALNLESDNVGVVIFGTDRDIKEGDTVKRTGSIVDVPIGRGLLGRVVDALGNPIDGKGPIEYETRARVDVKAPGIIPRKSVHEPMSTGLKAIDAMIPIGRGQRELVIGDRQTGKTAIILDTFLNQKSLHEGGDEKQKLYCVYVAIGQKRSTVAQFVKKLEDAGALKYSIVVAATASDPAPMQYIAPFAGCAMGEYFRDNGMHALIAYDDLTKQAVAYRQMSLLLRRPPGREAFPGDVFYLHSRLLERAAKLNEDNGSGSLTALPVIETQANDVSAYIPTNVISITDGQIFLETSLFYQGIRPAVNVGLSVSRVGSSAQIKAMKQVAGTIKGELAQYREMAAFAQFGSDLDASTQRLLNRGARLTELLKQPQFSPLKTQEEVAVIFAGVSGFLDPLALSKVRPFEEGLLRFLREKHTDILDRIWAEKQLSDELRGKLHEAISTFAKTFV, encoded by the coding sequence ATGGATATCCGAGCCGCGGAAATTTCCGCAATCCTCAAGGAGCAGATCAAGAACTTCGGCCGCAACGCCGAAGTATCCGAGGTCGGCCAGGTTCTCTCCGTTGGTGACGGCATCGCCCGTGTCTACGGTCTCGACAACGTCCAGGCGGGCGAGCTGGTCGAGTTCCCCGGCGGCATCCGCGGCATGGCGCTCAACCTCGAAAGCGACAACGTTGGCGTCGTCATCTTCGGTACCGACCGCGACATCAAGGAAGGCGACACGGTCAAGCGCACCGGCTCCATCGTCGACGTGCCGATCGGTCGCGGCCTGCTCGGCCGCGTCGTCGACGCGCTCGGCAATCCGATCGACGGCAAGGGCCCCATCGAATACGAGACTCGGGCCCGCGTCGACGTCAAGGCGCCCGGCATCATCCCGCGCAAGTCGGTGCACGAGCCGATGTCGACCGGCCTCAAGGCCATCGACGCGATGATCCCGATCGGCCGTGGCCAGCGCGAGCTGGTGATCGGCGACCGCCAGACCGGCAAGACCGCCATCATTCTTGATACGTTCCTCAATCAGAAGTCTCTGCATGAGGGCGGCGACGAGAAGCAGAAGCTCTACTGCGTCTATGTCGCCATCGGTCAGAAGCGGTCCACCGTCGCGCAGTTCGTCAAGAAGCTCGAGGACGCCGGCGCGCTCAAGTATTCGATCGTCGTTGCCGCCACCGCCTCCGATCCGGCGCCGATGCAGTACATCGCGCCCTTCGCCGGTTGCGCCATGGGCGAGTATTTCCGCGACAACGGCATGCACGCCCTGATCGCCTACGACGACCTAACTAAGCAGGCCGTCGCCTATCGCCAGATGTCGCTGCTGCTGCGCCGTCCGCCGGGACGCGAAGCCTTCCCTGGCGACGTGTTCTACCTGCACTCCCGTCTGCTCGAGCGTGCCGCCAAGCTCAACGAAGACAATGGCTCCGGCTCGCTCACCGCGTTGCCGGTCATCGAGACGCAGGCCAACGACGTGTCGGCCTACATTCCGACCAACGTCATTTCGATCACCGACGGTCAGATCTTCCTGGAGACCTCGCTGTTCTACCAGGGCATCCGCCCTGCCGTGAACGTCGGCCTTTCGGTGTCGCGCGTCGGCTCTTCGGCCCAGATCAAGGCCATGAAGCAGGTTGCCGGTACCATCAAGGGCGAGCTGGCCCAGTATCGCGAAATGGCCGCCTTCGCTCAGTTCGGTTCCGATCTCGACGCCTCGACCCAGCGTCTGCTCAACCGCGGCGCCCGCCTCACCGAACTCCTGAAGCAGCCGCAGTTCTCGCCGCTGAAGACCCAGGAAGAAGTGGCCGTGATCTTCGCCGGCGTTTCCGGCTTCCTCGATCCGCTGGCGCTGTCCAAGGTGCGCCCCTTCGAGGAAGGCCTCCTGCGTTTCCTGCGCGAGAAGCACACCGACATCCTCGATCGCATCTGGGCGGAGAAGCAGCTCTCGGACGAGCTTCGCGGCAAGCTCCACGAAGCGATTTCGACCTTCGCCAAGACTTTTGTCTGA
- a CDS encoding F0F1 ATP synthase subunit gamma, producing the protein MASLKELKNRIASVKATQKITKAMQMVAAAKLRRAQEAAVAARPYARRLGAVVANLAGAMAGRDDAPRLFAGTGRDEVHLLVVCTADRGLCGGFNSSIVRLARERAAALLAAGKTVKIITVGKKGADALKRDHGNRIIDRVELREVKTITFGIATGLQKRIVDLYEAGEFDVCTLFYSEFKSVINQIPTAKQLLPVKIDASAAASEAVYEFEPDEAEILKTMLPRYIAVELFTALLENAAGEMGAKMTAMDNATRNAGDMIDRLSITYNRTRQAKITTELVEIISGAEAL; encoded by the coding sequence ATGGCTAGCTTGAAAGAACTCAAGAACCGCATCGCTTCGGTGAAGGCGACGCAGAAGATCACCAAGGCGATGCAGATGGTCGCCGCGGCGAAGCTGCGCCGCGCGCAGGAGGCGGCGGTCGCCGCCCGTCCCTACGCCCGCCGGCTTGGTGCGGTGGTCGCCAATCTTGCCGGCGCCATGGCCGGCCGCGATGATGCGCCGCGCCTTTTTGCCGGCACCGGCCGCGATGAGGTGCATCTCCTTGTCGTCTGCACCGCCGATCGCGGCCTTTGCGGTGGATTCAACTCGTCGATCGTTCGACTGGCGCGCGAGCGCGCCGCCGCCCTGCTCGCTGCTGGCAAGACGGTGAAGATCATCACCGTTGGCAAGAAGGGTGCTGATGCCCTGAAGCGCGACCACGGCAACCGTATCATCGATCGTGTCGAGCTTCGCGAGGTGAAGACCATCACCTTCGGCATCGCCACTGGCCTTCAGAAGCGCATCGTCGACCTCTACGAAGCCGGCGAGTTCGACGTCTGCACGCTGTTTTATTCCGAATTCAAATCGGTGATCAATCAGATCCCCACCGCCAAGCAGCTCCTGCCGGTCAAGATCGACGCTTCGGCTGCCGCCTCGGAGGCCGTCTACGAATTCGAGCCGGACGAGGCGGAAATCCTAAAAACCATGCTGCCGCGCTACATCGCCGTGGAGCTTTTCACAGCTCTGCTCGAGAATGCCGCCGGCGAGATGGGCGCCAAGATGACCGCCATGGACAATGCCACGCGCAACGCCGGCGATATGATCGATCGTCTGTCGATCACCTACAACCGTACGCGCCAGGCCAAGATCACCACCGAGCTCGTTGAAATCATTTCGGGCGCCGAGGCGCTCTGA
- a CDS encoding F0F1 ATP synthase subunit delta, translating to MSDAETMVFGVAERYATALFELASETGELEIVEADIARFETMRHESADLRRLMKSQVFSTEEQLRAISAIVEAAGIGVTLSNFIKLVATNNRLSVMSHMFRGFRQMLADRRGEVTAGIVSAIPLSDGQLADIKGALADISGKSVHVELDVDPSLIGGLVVKLGSRMIDTSLKTKLDALKIALKEVG from the coding sequence GTGAGCGATGCGGAAACGATGGTCTTCGGGGTCGCCGAACGTTATGCCACGGCCCTGTTTGAGTTGGCGAGCGAGACCGGCGAGCTTGAAATCGTTGAGGCGGACATCGCCCGTTTCGAGACTATGCGCCACGAAAGCGCCGACCTCCGCCGCCTGATGAAGTCGCAGGTGTTCAGCACCGAGGAGCAGCTCCGCGCCATCAGCGCCATTGTCGAGGCCGCCGGTATCGGCGTGACCTTGAGCAACTTCATCAAGCTCGTCGCCACCAACAACCGGCTGTCGGTCATGTCCCACATGTTCCGCGGTTTCCGTCAGATGCTCGCCGATCGGCGTGGCGAAGTGACGGCCGGTATCGTGTCGGCGATCCCCCTTTCCGATGGCCAGCTTGCCGATATCAAGGGCGCGCTGGCCGACATATCCGGCAAGTCGGTTCATGTTGAACTCGACGTCGACCCGTCGCTGATCGGCGGACTCGTCGTCAAGCTCGGCTCGCGCATGATCGACACGTCGCTCAAAACGAAACTCGACGCACTCAAGATTGCATTGAAAGAGGTCGGCTGA